ctcagcctcccaaagtgctgggattacaggcgcgagccactgaacccggctgctgcttttttttttgtttttttgtttttgagaaggagtctcgctctgttgcccaggctggagtgcaatggcacgatcttggctcactgcaacctccacctcccgggttcaagccattctcctgcctcagcctcccgagtagctgggactacagacgcgtgccaccacgcccagctagttttttgtatttttagtagagacggggtttcaccgtgttagccaggatggtcttgatctcttgacctcgtgatccgcccgcctcggcctcccgaagtgttgggattacaggcttgagccaccgtgcccggcctgggtgGGGGAGATTTTCAAGCCCCTCCAGCTGGTCCCACAGGGCCCCGACCCCCAGGGAGGCTCAGGCTCACACCACCCTGGAGCGGTGGACACCAGGGGCTTCCACCTGCCTGCTTGGGGGCTCCCTACTCTGTGGGAACGGGTTCGAATTGGAGTGACGCAAGCCCTGGCTGCAGGGAGGGGGTCATCCCATCAGTTCCCAGGGCCCCCACCCTGGGCTGCAATGATTGGTTCAGGAACAAGCATGTGACTCCTGGCGTCCAATGAGATTCAGCCCTGGGACATTCCTCTGGGATCACAGTGCTGGGGTGGCTGAGCTGGAAGGGCCTGGGCGTGGAGTTACGGGGTCATGGTGTCACCACGGGGCCTGTGAACAATGGCGGCACCATAGGAAAGCTGAACCGGCTGATGAGAGGGGAAACGTTGATAATCCCATTAGTGATCTTGGATGCAGCTGGTACCTGACCTCCCCTGGACGTTCCAATGATGCAAGCCCATAAATTCTTACtctctttgttttgagatggagtctctctgtgtcacccaagctggagtccagtggcgcaatctcagctcattgcaacctctgcctcccaggcttaagcaatcctcccacctcagtctccgaaGTAGCTAGAATCACAAGCGTGCActgtcacacccagctaatttttgaatttttagtagagatggggttttaccatgttggccaggctggtctccatctctcagcctcaagtgatcctcctgccttggcctcttaaagtactggaattgcaggcgtgagccaccacgcccagcctttcttagtttattttcctttcctccctccctccctgttgcTGAGgccggccttgaactcctgggctccaacagtcctcccacctcagcctcccaggtagctgagaccacacgtgcacaccaccacaaccaggTTAAATTCCTTCCTcgtgctgggcgcggtggctcacgcctgtaatcccagcactttgggagaccgaggagggtggatcacctgaggtcaggagtttccagaccagcctgaccaacatggagaaaccccttctctactaaaaatacaaaattagctgggcgtggtggcacatgcctgtaatcccagctactagggagggtgaggcccgagaatcacttgaacctgggaggcagaggttgcggtgagccgagatcatgccattggactccagcgtgggcaacaagagtgaaactccgtctcaaaagtaaataaataaaaataaattccttcttCGTTAAgccactttatttattattattatactttaagttttagggtacatgtgcacaacgtgcaggtttgttacatatgtatccatgtgccatgttgttttgctgcacccattaactcgtcatttagcattaggtatatctcctaatgctgtccctcccccctcccccaccccacaagaggccccgatgtgtgatgttccccttcctgtgtccatgtgttctcattattcagttcccacctacgagtgagaacatgcggtatttggttttttgtccttggatagtttgctgagaatgatggtttccagtttcatccatgtccctacaatggacatgaactcatccctttttatggctgcaattAAGCCACTTTGAGTTAGGTTTTCCATCACATGGCACAGAAGAGCCTTAAATTCAAATCTGGTTTCTGCCATGACCTTGGAAATATTCCTCAAACATtaaacccagtctcaggtttttttacttattattattattattattatttttttttttcgagacggagtctgaccgtcgcccaggctggagtgcagtggcgcgatctcggctcactgcaagctccacctcccaggttcatgccattctcctgcctcagcctcccgagtagctgggactacaggcgcccgccaccacgcccggcttattttttgtattttttgtagagacggggtttcaccgtggtctcgatctcctgacctcgtgtttcacccgcctcggcctcccaaagtactgggattacaggggtgagccaccgcgcctggcctacttttatttatttattttatttttgagatggtgtcttgctctgtcacccgggctggagtgcagtggctccatcttggctcactgcatcctttgcttcccgggttcaagtgatcttcctgcctcagcctcacaagtaggtggcttgtgccaccatgccggctaatttttatatttttagtagagatggggtttcaccatgttgcccaggctggtctggaactcctgacctcaagtgattcaccctccttggcctcccaaagtgctgggattacagacgtgagccaccgcgccaggcctatgagtttcagtttttattttattttattattttattttgagacagagtctcactctgttgcccaggctggagtgcagtggcatgatcttggctcactgcaatctctgcctcctgggttcaagcgattctcctgcctcagcctcccgagtagctgggactacaggcacgccaccatacctggctaacttttgtagttttagtagtgacggggtttcgccatgttggccaggctggtctcgaactcctgacctcaggtgatccgcctgcctcggcctctgaaactgctgggatgacaggcgtgagccactgcacccggcccgagTTTCAGTTTTTTAATCTGAAAGTCGGTTAGATAAGATAGTTGCGCAAGCTCTTGCTGTGGAGCCTGAGATGTCACGGAGACTCTTGCACGATGGCGTCTTGCTGCTCTCGTGCCCTGTAGGGAAGAAAGACATGACCTCAGAAGGCAGAGGGGTGCGTGTGGGAGGATATGGTCCTCAGGGGAGAGGGACACGGAGCCAGGACACAGCAGCTGTGGGgccttgggcaacatggccagaccttgtctccaccaaaaaaaaaaaaaaaattgtttcttaagtagccaggtgtgatggtacacacctgtggtcccagctacttgggaggctgaggcaggaggatcgcctgagcccaggagtttgaggctgcagtgagctgtgattttaccactgcactccagcctgagcgacagagcgagaccctgtctaaaaaaaaaaaaaaggaaaaacgcAAAAGGCCGTGGGGCCCGCGTGCTTCCAGATGCATCAGAACCGGCTTCCAGGTCAGCTTTCCTCTGTGCAGTCCCAGGCCAGTTCCTCACCGTGGAAGAGGGAATAAGGCCCCCAAGACGTCCACATCCTGATCCCCAGAATCTGTGGCTGTGCCACCTCAGGTGGCAAAAGGGACTCTGCAGGTGTGATAAGAACCCCAAGATGGCAGAGCATCCGGGGTGATCGGGGGCCCATGTCCTCACAGTGTCCTTTTAAGAgggcggtggggggagggggccgAGAGTCAGAGACTGGAAGAGGTTGCGCTCTTGGAGGTGAAGGGGGAGGAAGGGCCTGGAGCTGAGGGATGCGGGTGCCTCTGGACTCTGGGAAAGGAGGAAACAGGTTCTCCCTGAGCCCCCAGGAGGGACCAGTCCTGTTCATGCCTTGATTTTAGAAGTTCTGCCTTCCAGAGCTGTGAGATGATACGTTCCTGCTAAGTCACTAAATTTGTTACTGCAGCTACAGGGATTAACACCTCAATGACTTCCAGGGATTAACACACCTCAATGACTTCCAGCTTCTTCCTCGGGGAAAattgcttccttctttccctcccttcgcctccctctctcttcccttccctccccgctcttccctccccctccctcccctccccctcccctcccctcccccctcccctcccctccccctcccctccattctcctcccctcccccttcactcccttcccctccccttccctcccttcccctcccttcccctccactctcctcccctccccttccattcccttccccttcccttcccttgccctccttccctctctccttctcttccttcccttctatGTGCAAATCCAGGTTCTGGGGATTGAGCAGTGAACAAAAGCAGCAAACTTCTTGCCCTTGGGTTCCCAGGGAGAGAGGCCACAAACCagcatataaatacataaataagcagTTTCTAAAGAATGCCAGGGGCTAGAGAGCCACAGGGATGGTGTAGGAAGGCaccttggacccaggaggtgacatttgagcagagaccccGCTGTTGTGGGGAAGCAGCAGGCAGGTCTGCGGGAACAGTGCTGCAGGGAGAGGGAACAGCACGTCCGGGGGCCCTGAGGTGGGGACAGCCTGACTGGCTAGAGGCCCAGGGTGGTGAGTGCGGGACAGAGGTGAGAAGATGCCGGAGAGCCTCCCGCTCAGCTGTCGTGAGTGCCGGCCTTTTTCACAGACATGGCGGAGGTGATGGGTGCAGAGTCCGGCCCATGCACCCAACCCAGCCGCCCAGCACTGTGCCCCTAGAAACAGCTCCCGGCTGCATCTGAGTGGCCAACTGGGTTTCTCTGAACCCATcgctgaggctgggggagggaatgCTCTGACGGGCTGGTGGGGACTGGGGGTCCAGGTGGGCGAGGGTGTTGGCTGGACCAGCCAGGGGCGGTgaagggagggcaggcagggtgCCTCAGGATGAGGTGCAGTGAGGGCCACTGTGGAGCCCGGGAAGGCGTCTGGCCGTGGTCTCAGTGCTCCGTGGATTGGGTGAGAGGCTTCCACAGAGACCAGAAACTCTGGAGGAGCCCAGGGTCCAGGGAGCCGGCCAGAAGCTCCGTCTTGGATGTGTCAGGTTTGGGATGTCTCCGGGGAGCCAGGAGAGGAGGACTcttgggaggaagggaggccCTGGACGGAGCCACCAGTGgagctggggagagagaggaCGCTTCCAAGGGGGActgtggggtggggcaggagccTGTGGGTGCTGCCAGAGGGAATTGCCGCGTTCTACGCTGCTGTGAGGCCAGGGAGGACGGGTCAGCTTTCCCGGCTGCACTGGCAAGGGTCATGCCGGGATCAGGACAGAGGGAGTCCTCGGGACCTGAGGGCAGGCACAGCGGGCAGCACAAGGTCAGGGATCAGGGGAGGCCCCGGGGAGCTGGGTGGGCCAGGGAAGGTGGGCTTCCGTCGGCCTTGGCCTCAAGGGACCGGGGCGGAGTGTGAGCTGCACCCTGGGACCAGCTTTGGTGTCCTCTGATTGGTCACTCCTGGAAGCCTCCGTGCCCTTCGTCCCTGTCTGGGTGTCCAGGATTTAAGCCTACCTCAGCCTGCCTGGCTGTGGGCTTTGGGAGGACAGGGGCCtctcctgtttatttattttttttttgagacgtaatctcactctgtcgcccaggctggagtgcagtggcgcaatctcggctcactgcaagctctgcctcccgggttcacgccattcttctgcctcaacctcccgagtagctgggactacaggcgcccgctaccacgcccagataattttttgtatttttagtagagacggggtttcaccgtgttagccaggatggtctcggtctcctgacctcgtgatccgcccgcctcggcctcccaaagtgctgggattacaggcgtgagccactacgcccggctctCTTGAGTTTTGTGTCCTGTTGCTCAGCCCCCAGCCCGTGCTCACCGGAAATGCTGCTCAGGCCCCACGTGGGCTCCCACGTGCTCACAGAAGTCTTTTCTGTGTGGATGACTGTGATGTGGTGGTGAGAGCAGGGGAGAAACACAGCTTGAGTGTTCCCTACTTCCGATGGGACCCCCCCAGCAGAACAGGCTGTCGGGACTCTCATTTAACAGGAGAGACTGAGGCCAAGGGAGTGAAGTCACCTGCCAGCAACCGTTCGGAGCTGGGGTTCcggattcacttttttttttatttttttgagacggagtctcgctctgtcgcccaggctggagtgcagtggtgtgatctctgctcactgcaagctccgcctcccgggttcaccccattcttctgcctcagcctcccgagtagctgggattacaggcgcccgccaccacgcccggctaattttttgtattttttagtagagacgggttttcaccatgttagccagcatggtcttgatcttctgacctcattatccgcctgcctcagtctcccaaagtgctgggattacacgcgtgggccattgtgcccggcctgttttttttttttttttttttttttttttgagacagggtctctctctgtcgcccagattggagtgcagtggctcaatcttagctcactgcaacttctgcctcctgggttcaagttattctcctgcctcagcctcctgagtagctgggattacaggcgcccgccaccatagccagctattttttaaattttattttaatttttagtagagacagggtttcaccatgttggccaggctggtctcgaactcctgacctcaagtgatccgccgccttagcctcccaaagtgctggggttacaggcgtgagctaccgcgcctggctggaTTTGCTCTTTCAGTCTGAGAAGTGATTCTGGCTGttgtggcgggggggggggggcactGGGGATACCGGACGACCCTCCCCACCGGTGGCGAGTGGGAGGCCCTGTGCGTTCTGGAGCAGGCCGGGCGCAGATCCCAGCTGAGCCCTTGCTGAGGGTGTAACCTCCGCTGCCTGGGCCTGGGAATCAATCACATGAGGCACTTCAGTTCCTGGGAAGTGTTGGGGCTGTTGCCTCACCAATGTCACTACCATCTGCCCAGCGGGCCTCTTCGTTTGACatctggggagactgaggcccagggaggataCCTGGGCCGGGCGGGGCTAGAAGGCCCCGGCCCCGCGTTCCAGAAGAGCCGCCTGCTCTCCGGCCTCAGGCTCCGCAGGGCCCCGCGGGGCTTCCCCCTCCTCTGCTCCCACCAGGCCGGGTCCAGGGGTCCCGACGTTTCCGGCCTCGAATCCCGCCTCCAGCCGCCGCGGTTCCGGGGCCGTGCGGGGCCTGCTGGGGAAAAGCGCCTTCTGCGGGCACCGGGGCTGGGAGGCGGGCGCGCGCACACACACCAGCGTCAGCCTCGCAACAGATTTTATTAGCGTGGGACAGGGGCTCCcgcgggggtgggggggcggccGCGGCGCTGTGTGGGGACGGGGCGTCCGCTTCCTGGGAGCCCCGGCCTCCTCCGCAGGGCTGGGCGCCTCGTTGCAGGCCCTCACCGGGGGGAGGGGAAGGCTCCGCGCGCCCCGCACGCGGGGACCCCCCGGTGCAGATCCCGGATCCGCGCGGCCCACGGGGCTCAGCCCACCGGCTTGACCTTCGCGATGAACAGCGCGGCCGCCCTCTCCAGGAACTCCTCGCGGGTCATGGGCGCGCTGGGCCGCCGCCCCCCGACGGCGCGGTCCAGCGCCAGCGCCAGGCTGTCGGGCCCCAAGCGCGAGCCGGCCTCCAGGAAGCGCGCGGGCGCGGCGGCGTCGCTGGCCTGCAGCGCGCCCTCCAGGGTGTCCAGCACGGCCTGGCCCACGCGGCGGTCGGCCACGGCGGCAGCCGGGTCCTCCAGCAGCTGGAAGAGCGCGCCGGCGCGCGCCACGAACTCCAGCAGCACGAAGCAGGTGAGCGTGCCCGCGCGGAAGACGCTCAGCGGCACCGCCTCGTGGTCACGGCACTGCACCTTGCGCAGCAGCGGCGCCACCACCTCCTCGGGGGCTTGGCCGTCCCGGCAGATGCGCCTGAGCAGCTCGCTGTAGGTGCGCCCGTCCAGTCCCGGCCTCTTCCTGCGCCCGCCGGCGCTCAGGCACTCGTAGGCCACGCTCACGTTGTTGTTGAAGGCGGCCCTGCGGAGACGGGGACGTTGGGGGCCGGCAGGCAGAGCGCTCGcgcccacccagccccagcctcccctctTCCCCTACCCCCCATCCCcggcctcccctcctcctcaccctctaTCCCTGCAGCTCCCCTCTTGagcccccagcctccctcctcccagctagGGCCTCTCCTCCCTGGAGCAtccccagcccaggcctccctcctcccagcccccacccagccaggcctccctcctcccagcccccacccagccaggcctccccccccccccccccccctcctcccagcccccacccagccaggcctccctcctcccagccccacccagccaggcctccctcctcccagcccccacccagccaggcctccctcctcccagcccccacccagccaggcctccctcctcccagcccccacccagccaggcctcactcctcccagcctcctcccagcccgggcctcctcctcccaacctgggcctccctcctcccaacctgggcctccctcctcccagcccctaccCAGCCTGGGCCTCCTCCCCGCCAGCACCCCCAGCCCgggcctccctcctcccagcctccacccagcTCAGGCCTCTCCTCGCCGCAGCTCCCATCCAGCCCTGGCTTCCCAGCTCCAACTCTGGACgggcctcagggcctctgcaAGGGCAGTGACACTGCCTTCCCCCAGatctccctcacctcctccctggTCTCCTCCAGGTCTCCCCTCAAACGTCGCCTCCCTGACGCCTAActccttttctcctgttttcttcctaGTGGTCATCCTGTCCCACATCCCTGTGAGCTTCATGTCTCCCACCAGTGTGTGGGCACGTGCCCTCCAGGGCCGGAAGTTCATCTTGGTTATAGCCCTGGTGCCTAGAACACTgccctgcacacagtaggtgctcagtaaatgtctgttgaatcAATCAACAGGCATCTGTCGGGGGCATCTGGCCCCAGTGAAGAAGGAATTAATGAAATCAACCCTAAcctaatagtagtagtaatagaaattttaaaatcctcttaAAGTTGCTGCAAAGTGTGACCCCCGCCCTTACACTCAAGTTAAAAGAGAATATTAACAGCCTGTCTTCTCTCTGTAGTCAGTGGACCTTATCTATACTCTCCAACTCCACATTCCTCAGTTTATTACAGGCCCAGCGAGTTCCTGCTTACCTCCCTAGCACGGCTGCAGGGTCACAAGACTGATAAGTTTAGGTTGTAAGACATGTTTTTCTCAAGATGTAAgaaatgttggccgggcatgctggctcacgcctgtaatcccagcactttgggaggccaaggtgggaggatcacgaggtcaagagattgagaccatcctggccaacatggtgaaaccccgtctctactaaaaatacaaaaattagccgggcgtggtggtgcacgtctgtagtcccagctactcgagagtctgaggcaggagaatcgcttgaacctgggaggtggaggttgcagtgagccaagatggcaccactgcactccagcctgggcgacagagtgagactccgtctcaaaaaaaaaaaaagaaagaaaaaaagaaaaataaatgctgtaATGCTTGATTAACTGCCTTTGCTTCTCGCCTCTGTAACTTGCTTCCCACCTCACGTAGTTCCCGCCTTACGATGTTTGAAAGTGGGAAAAGCCCTTTGTTTGGAGCTCAGACTTTCTGGATGTGTGTCCGGCTGAGCCGGTGATCACCTTGATAAACTCTCCTGAACCTTTTTTGGTCTCTCCAGTCTTTGTCCCACAACACCAGGACCCTCTGGTCTTCCTCGCTGCAGCAGCAGCGCCTGTTTACACTTGGCCAAATACTGTGCTCAACATTTAACACaactgacatttctttttttcttttctttcttttttgagacagagtctcattctgtcgtcaggctggagtgcagtggcacaatctcagctcacagcaacctccacctcccgggttcaagcgattctcctgcctcagccacctgagtagctgggattacaggcacgtgttaccacgcccagctaatttttgtatttttagtagagacggggtttcaccgtgttggccaggatggtctggatctcttgacctcgtgatccgcccaccttggcctcccaaagtactgggattacaggtgtgagccaccgtgcccagcctgtgctGAATATTTAACAcagctgacatttcattttttaaaatttttttgagacggggtctcagtgtgttgtgcaggctggagagcagtggtacaatcagggctcacagcagcctccacctcctgggctcaagcgatcctcctacctcagcctcccaaactgctgggattacaggcgacagcTGCTGCTTGGGGCCAGTGGTGGTGTTTCTCTCCCCACAATCCCCACAGGCAAGGCCCCACAGTCAGCCTGAGGGTCAAATCCGACCCGCTGCCC
This genomic stretch from Nomascus leucogenys isolate Asia chromosome 18, Asia_NLE_v1, whole genome shotgun sequence harbors:
- the TPGS1 gene encoding tubulin polyglutamylase complex subunit 1; the encoded protein is MAVLPAPLPSAKMAAVEKRRQAVPPPAGFTDSGRQSVSRAAGAAESEEDFLRQVGVTEMLRAALLKVLEARPEEPIAFLAHYFENMGLRSPVNGGAGEPPSQLLLQQQRLGRALWHLRLAHHSQRAAFNNNVSVAYECLSAGGRRKRPGLDGRTYSELLRRICRDGQAPEEVVAPLLRKVQCRDHEAVPLSVFRAGTLTCFVLLEFVARAGALFQLLEDPAAAVADRRVGQAVLDTLEGALQASDAAAPARFLEAGSRLGPDSLALALDRAVGGRRPSAPMTREEFLERAAALFIAKVKPVG